GGATGGCTGGTTCGGTTCGATCCCGCTCAGGCCGAGCTGGCGGATCGCAAGATCCGGGTGCAGGGCACGCTGCAGGCCGCGGAGACCGACTCGTCGACGCTCGAGGTCACGGCCGATCACACGTTTGTGTACGCCCTGCGGGCGGTGGAGACCGGGGATCAGGCCAAGGCGGATCAGAAGGCCGGCGCCGGTAAGGAGGCCTCCGAGGCCTCACTCTTCACCGTGCGCCGGGAGCTGCACTTCCGCTTCGACCGTGAGGACCTGCGGCTGAATCAGGCCCAGCTGGTCGTCTCCTATGTCCAGGCGGGGCCGCTGTCCTGTGCCGAGGACTCCACGAACCGGCTGCATCCGCTGCTGGCGGGGCAGACGGCGAAGGAGGGCGGGCCGGCCGGGACCGACCCGTACGCCACGGGTGGGGCGACGGCGCTGTGCGGGTCGCTGGCGGCGGGGTCCCAGCCGAAGGTGTGAGCCGCTGAAAGTCTCAGTTACCGGAGCCTTGGTCGCCCGTGTCGCCCGTGTCGCCCCGCCTCGGCTCGTCCTTCGGTGGGGCGCTCGTGAAGCCGCCGAAGCCCCTCCGCACCCGGCCGCCCAGGTCCCCGGCGCCGTCGGCGATGTCCGTGACCAGCTTCATCAGGGGGTCCTTGGAGGACTTCACGTGGGTGGCGTAGTGGGACGCCGACTCGCGGAAGGAGTCCGTCACCGAGGTGTCCTTGTCCTCCGCGCGGCGCGGGTAATGGCCGTCCATGATCCGCTGGTAGTCGCGGGACTCGGCCCACTTCTTCAGCTCGGCCGCGCGGACCGTGGTGAAGGGATGGGAGCGGGGCAGGACGTTCAGGATCTTCAGGACCGAGTCGCGCAGGTCGCCGCCCGCCTCGTACTCCTCGGCCTGCTTCAGGAACGCGTCCACGTTCATCTCGTGCAGATGGTGGCCGCCCGCGAGCTTCATCAGGCCGCGCATCGAGGACTGCAGGTCCTGGCCGACGAGCAGGCCGGCCCGGTCGGCGGACAGCTCCGACTTGCGGAACCACTCCCGCAGCGCCGTCACGATCGCCATGATCGCGATGTTGCCCAGCGGGATCCAGGCGACCCGGACGGCCAGGCTGGTGAGGAAGAGGAGGATCGTGCGGTAGACCGAGTGGCCGGAGAGGGCGTGGCCCACCTCGTGGCCGATCACCGTCCGCATCTCCTCCTCGTCGAGCAGC
Above is a window of Streptomyces sp. DT2A-34 DNA encoding:
- a CDS encoding M48 family metallopeptidase is translated as MSDGHEHNGHENVPSRQRRRFPGISSRAYEHPADRSALVALRKLSGFDTVFKALSGLLPERSLRLLFLSDSVRVSDQQFAHLNDMLRDACYILDLEKVPPMYVNQDPVPNAMCIGLDEPIIVVTTGLLELLDEEEMRTVIGHEVGHALSGHSVYRTILLFLTSLAVRVAWIPLGNIAIMAIVTALREWFRKSELSADRAGLLVGQDLQSSMRGLMKLAGGHHLHEMNVDAFLKQAEEYEAGGDLRDSVLKILNVLPRSHPFTTVRAAELKKWAESRDYQRIMDGHYPRRAEDKDTSVTDSFRESASHYATHVKSSKDPLMKLVTDIADGAGDLGGRVRRGFGGFTSAPPKDEPRRGDTGDTGDQGSGN